The proteins below are encoded in one region of Lactuca sativa cultivar Salinas chromosome 3, Lsat_Salinas_v11, whole genome shotgun sequence:
- the LOC111892886 gene encoding nudix hydrolase 8 isoform X1 — MDLNLIDAKSVFVSNLIGPKGILSFSTSNFMSSSLKVSPLLCSYKGKAACLSSSEGAITLVGQEKYGVETYSYRFDGANGRNPSIFFREKRVLDGFNDEYGGVVVNPEKLPFNTNVFASTLRSSLSIWRREGKKGIWLKLPLEKCDLVPIAVREGFQYHHAEAGYVMMTYWIPKSNEPCMLPANASHQVGVGGFVMNHKNEVLVVQEKHCAPDLVGLWKLPTGFILESEEIFTGAVREVKEETGISTEFLEVIAFRHAHNVAFEKSDLFFICMLRPISTEIKIDDLEVQAAKWMPLMEFVEQPLIKGDNMFKKIIDMCIARIGKRYCGLSVHKVVSKFDNRLSSLYYNVVDHQTHGCSDDYCSTPILEQQIN, encoded by the exons ATGGATTTGAATCTGATTGATGCAAAATCAGTTTTTGTGTCAAATTTGATTGGTCCAAAAGGGATTTTGTCTTTCTCCACCTCCAACTTCATGTCCAGTTCTCTTAAGGTTTCTCCCCTCCTCTGTTCTTACAAAg GTAAGGCTGCTTGTTTGAGTAGTTCAGAAGGTGCTATTACTCTGGTTGGACAAGAAAAATATGGCGTTGAAACTTATTCATATAGATTTGATGGTGCAAATGGCAGAAACCCTAGTATTTTCTTCAGGGAAAAACGAGTTCTTGATGGATTTAATGATGAGTATGGTGGAGTCGTTGTAAATCCAGAAAAACTACCATTTAACACTAATGTCTTTGCCTCTACCCTTCGTTCATCTCTTTCAATTTGGAGGAGAGAG GGTAAAAAAGGGATTTGGCTAAAGTTGCCACTAGAAAAATGTGATCTTGTTCCTATAGCAGTAAGG GAAGGGTTTCAGTATCATCATGCAGAAGCAGGATACGTTATGATGACATATTGGATTCCTAAATCTAATGAACCATGTATGCTGCCCGCCAATGCTTCCCATCAAGTAGGAGTTGGGGGTTTCGTGATGAACCACAAAAATGAG GTTCTTGTGGTTCAAGAAAAACATTGTGCGCCTGACCTTGTTGGCCTTTGGAAGCTACCAACTGGGTTCATTCTTGAG TCGGAGGAGATTTTCACCGGAGCTGTAAGAGAAGTGAAGGAGGAAACCGGG atATCAACTGAATTTTTGGAAGTTATTGCGTTCAG GCATGCACACAATGTCGCTTTTGAAAAATCAGATTTATTTTTCATCTGTATGCTGAGACCGATTTCAACGGAGATCAAGATTGATGACCTTGAAGTTCAAGCAGCCAAG TGGATGCCgttgatggagtttgtagagcaaccatTAATCAAAGGTGACAACATGTTCAAGAAAATCATTGACATGTGCATTGCTAGGATTGGGAAGCGCTACTGTGGGTTATCTGTTCATAAAGTCGTCTCCAAGTTTGACAACAGACTTTCTTCTTTGTATTATAACGTTGTTGATCATCAAACTCATGGTTGCTCCGATGATTATTGCTCCACTCCTATACTTGAACAACAAATCAACTAG
- the LOC111892887 gene encoding 2-oxoglutarate-Fe(II) type oxidoreductase hxnY isoform X1, which translates to MSSSKQMPLLNSRYGGRKDSIYQSMQTESGTKPDIRAKMAESVVLPVIDLSSSDRISTANSIRQACMEYGFFYLVNHGVEEELLESVFDESRKFFSLPLEEKMKLGRKDDVGFAPIYAENLDSSTTSKGDLKETFHIGPLEGEESHLNLWPSTEILPCWRFLMEKYYKKVLSTGERLSTLIALALNLEDDFFKKIGALDKPYGFLRLLHYPGLNEAAGEIEEEEVVYGASAHSDYGMITLLATDGVPGLQVCKEKHKQPRTWENVSHVKGAFIVNLGDMMERWTNCLFRSTLHRVMPTGKERYSMAFFLDPNPDCMVECLKSCCTESSPPRFPPVRSGDYLRDRITAAYSYS; encoded by the exons ATGTCCTCTTCCAAACAAATGCCACTGCTAAATAGTAGATACGGCGGTAGAAAAGACTCTATTTATCAATCTATGCAAACAGAGAGCGGAACAAAACCGGATATTCGAGCAAAAATGGCGGAATCTGTGGTGCTTCCCGTTATCGATCTTTCTTCATCAGATCGAATCTCCACTGCTAACTCTATCCGGCAG GCGTGTATGGAGTATGGCTTCTTTTATCTAGTCAATCATGGGGTAGAGGAAGAACTTTTAGAAAGCGTGTTTGATGAAAGTAGAAAGTTTTTTTCGCTTCCACTTGAAGAAAAAATGAAATTGGGTCGCAAGGACGATGTGGGTTTCGCCCCAATATATGCTGAGAACCTTGATTCCTCTACAACTTCTAAAG GGGATTTAAAAGAAACATTCCATATCGGTCCTTTAGAAGGTGAAGAGAGTCATCTGAATCTATGGCCTTCTACAG AGATATTACCTTGTTGGAGATTCTTAATGGAGAAGTACTACAAAAAAGTCTT GTCTACTGGGGAACGGTTGAGCACTTTGATTGCATTGGCTTTAAATTTGGAAGAcgatttctttaaaaaaataggAGCTTTAGATAAACCGTATGGTTTTCTACGACTTCTGCACTATCCAGGATTAAATGAAGCAGCAGGTGAAATTGAGGAGGAAGAGGTTGTATATGGTGCCTCTGCACATTCTGATTATGGAATGATCACGCTTCTGGCAACAGATGGTGTTCCTGGTCTCCAG GTGTGTAAGGAAAAACATAAGCAGCCACGGACTTGGGAGAATGTAAGTCATGTGAAGGG GGCCTTCATTGTTAATCTTGGGGACATGATGGAAAGATGGACTAATTGTTTGTTCAG ATCAACACTACACCGAGTTATGCCAACCGGGAAAGAGCGATATTCT ATGGCCTTCTTTTTGGATCCTAACCCGGATTGTATGGTGGAGTGCTTGAAAAGTTGCTGCACCGAATCATCTCCTCCACG GTTTCCTCCAGTCCGTAGTGGAGACTACCTCAGAGATCGTATCACTGCTGCGTATTCCTATTCTTAA
- the LOC111892886 gene encoding nudix hydrolase 8 isoform X2, producing MDLNLIDAKSVFVSNLIGPKGILSFSTSNFMSSSLKVSPLLCSYKGKAACLSSSEGAITLVGQEKYGVETYSYRFDGANGRNPSIFFREKRVLDGFNDEYGGVVVNPEKLPFNTNVFASTLRSSLSIWRREGKKGIWLKLPLEKCDLVPIAVREGFQYHHAEAGYVMMTYWIPKSNEPCMLPANASHQVGVGGFVMNHKNEVLVVQEKHCAPDLVGLWKLPTGFILESEEIFTGAVREVKEETGISTEFLEVIAFRHAHNVAFEKSDLFFICMLRPISTEIKIDDLEVQAAKFVEQPLIKGDNMFKKIIDMCIARIGKRYCGLSVHKVVSKFDNRLSSLYYNVVDHQTHGCSDDYCSTPILEQQIN from the exons ATGGATTTGAATCTGATTGATGCAAAATCAGTTTTTGTGTCAAATTTGATTGGTCCAAAAGGGATTTTGTCTTTCTCCACCTCCAACTTCATGTCCAGTTCTCTTAAGGTTTCTCCCCTCCTCTGTTCTTACAAAg GTAAGGCTGCTTGTTTGAGTAGTTCAGAAGGTGCTATTACTCTGGTTGGACAAGAAAAATATGGCGTTGAAACTTATTCATATAGATTTGATGGTGCAAATGGCAGAAACCCTAGTATTTTCTTCAGGGAAAAACGAGTTCTTGATGGATTTAATGATGAGTATGGTGGAGTCGTTGTAAATCCAGAAAAACTACCATTTAACACTAATGTCTTTGCCTCTACCCTTCGTTCATCTCTTTCAATTTGGAGGAGAGAG GGTAAAAAAGGGATTTGGCTAAAGTTGCCACTAGAAAAATGTGATCTTGTTCCTATAGCAGTAAGG GAAGGGTTTCAGTATCATCATGCAGAAGCAGGATACGTTATGATGACATATTGGATTCCTAAATCTAATGAACCATGTATGCTGCCCGCCAATGCTTCCCATCAAGTAGGAGTTGGGGGTTTCGTGATGAACCACAAAAATGAG GTTCTTGTGGTTCAAGAAAAACATTGTGCGCCTGACCTTGTTGGCCTTTGGAAGCTACCAACTGGGTTCATTCTTGAG TCGGAGGAGATTTTCACCGGAGCTGTAAGAGAAGTGAAGGAGGAAACCGGG atATCAACTGAATTTTTGGAAGTTATTGCGTTCAG GCATGCACACAATGTCGCTTTTGAAAAATCAGATTTATTTTTCATCTGTATGCTGAGACCGATTTCAACGGAGATCAAGATTGATGACCTTGAAGTTCAAGCAGCCAAG tttgtagagcaaccatTAATCAAAGGTGACAACATGTTCAAGAAAATCATTGACATGTGCATTGCTAGGATTGGGAAGCGCTACTGTGGGTTATCTGTTCATAAAGTCGTCTCCAAGTTTGACAACAGACTTTCTTCTTTGTATTATAACGTTGTTGATCATCAAACTCATGGTTGCTCCGATGATTATTGCTCCACTCCTATACTTGAACAACAAATCAACTAG
- the LOC111892887 gene encoding 2-oxoglutarate-Fe(II) type oxidoreductase hxnY isoform X3 encodes MSSSKQMPLLNSRYGGRKDSIYQSMQTESGTKPDIRAKMAESVVLPVIDLSSSDRISTANSIRQACMEYGFFYLVNHGVEEELLESVFDESRKFFSLPLEEKMKLGRKDDVGFAPIYAENLDSSTTSKGDLKETFHIGPLEGEESHLNLWPSTEILPCWRFLMEKYYKKVLSTGERLSTLIALALNLEDDFFKKIGALDKPYGFLRLLHYPGLNEAAGEIEEEEVVYGASAHSDYGMITLLATDGVPGLQVCKEKHKQPRTWENVSHVKGAFIVNLGDMMERWTNCLFRSTLHRVMPTGKERYSMAFFLDPNPDCMVECLKSCCTESSPPRKPVDRYTGTGF; translated from the exons ATGTCCTCTTCCAAACAAATGCCACTGCTAAATAGTAGATACGGCGGTAGAAAAGACTCTATTTATCAATCTATGCAAACAGAGAGCGGAACAAAACCGGATATTCGAGCAAAAATGGCGGAATCTGTGGTGCTTCCCGTTATCGATCTTTCTTCATCAGATCGAATCTCCACTGCTAACTCTATCCGGCAG GCGTGTATGGAGTATGGCTTCTTTTATCTAGTCAATCATGGGGTAGAGGAAGAACTTTTAGAAAGCGTGTTTGATGAAAGTAGAAAGTTTTTTTCGCTTCCACTTGAAGAAAAAATGAAATTGGGTCGCAAGGACGATGTGGGTTTCGCCCCAATATATGCTGAGAACCTTGATTCCTCTACAACTTCTAAAG GGGATTTAAAAGAAACATTCCATATCGGTCCTTTAGAAGGTGAAGAGAGTCATCTGAATCTATGGCCTTCTACAG AGATATTACCTTGTTGGAGATTCTTAATGGAGAAGTACTACAAAAAAGTCTT GTCTACTGGGGAACGGTTGAGCACTTTGATTGCATTGGCTTTAAATTTGGAAGAcgatttctttaaaaaaataggAGCTTTAGATAAACCGTATGGTTTTCTACGACTTCTGCACTATCCAGGATTAAATGAAGCAGCAGGTGAAATTGAGGAGGAAGAGGTTGTATATGGTGCCTCTGCACATTCTGATTATGGAATGATCACGCTTCTGGCAACAGATGGTGTTCCTGGTCTCCAG GTGTGTAAGGAAAAACATAAGCAGCCACGGACTTGGGAGAATGTAAGTCATGTGAAGGG GGCCTTCATTGTTAATCTTGGGGACATGATGGAAAGATGGACTAATTGTTTGTTCAG ATCAACACTACACCGAGTTATGCCAACCGGGAAAGAGCGATATTCT ATGGCCTTCTTTTTGGATCCTAACCCGGATTGTATGGTGGAGTGCTTGAAAAGTTGCTGCACCGAATCATCTCCTCCACG gaaaccagtagacaggtacaccggcacggggttttga
- the LOC111892887 gene encoding 2-oxoglutarate-Fe(II) type oxidoreductase hxnY isoform X2 codes for MSSSKQMPLLNSRYGGRKDSIYQSMQTESGTKPDIRAKMAESVVLPVIDLSSSDRISTANSIRQACMEYGFFYLVNHGVEEELLESVFDESRKFFSLPLEEKMKLGRKDDVGFAPIYAENLDSSTTSKGDLKETFHIGPLEGEESHLNLWPSTEILPCWRFLMEKYYKKVLSTGERLSTLIALALNLEDDFFKKIGALDKPYGFLRLLHYPGLNEAAGEIEEEEVVYGASAHSDYGMITLLATDGVPGLQDRCVRKNISSHGLGRMAFIVNLGDMMERWTNCLFRSTLHRVMPTGKERYSMAFFLDPNPDCMVECLKSCCTESSPPRFPPVRSGDYLRDRITAAYSYS; via the exons ATGTCCTCTTCCAAACAAATGCCACTGCTAAATAGTAGATACGGCGGTAGAAAAGACTCTATTTATCAATCTATGCAAACAGAGAGCGGAACAAAACCGGATATTCGAGCAAAAATGGCGGAATCTGTGGTGCTTCCCGTTATCGATCTTTCTTCATCAGATCGAATCTCCACTGCTAACTCTATCCGGCAG GCGTGTATGGAGTATGGCTTCTTTTATCTAGTCAATCATGGGGTAGAGGAAGAACTTTTAGAAAGCGTGTTTGATGAAAGTAGAAAGTTTTTTTCGCTTCCACTTGAAGAAAAAATGAAATTGGGTCGCAAGGACGATGTGGGTTTCGCCCCAATATATGCTGAGAACCTTGATTCCTCTACAACTTCTAAAG GGGATTTAAAAGAAACATTCCATATCGGTCCTTTAGAAGGTGAAGAGAGTCATCTGAATCTATGGCCTTCTACAG AGATATTACCTTGTTGGAGATTCTTAATGGAGAAGTACTACAAAAAAGTCTT GTCTACTGGGGAACGGTTGAGCACTTTGATTGCATTGGCTTTAAATTTGGAAGAcgatttctttaaaaaaataggAGCTTTAGATAAACCGTATGGTTTTCTACGACTTCTGCACTATCCAGGATTAAATGAAGCAGCAGGTGAAATTGAGGAGGAAGAGGTTGTATATGGTGCCTCTGCACATTCTGATTATGGAATGATCACGCTTCTGGCAACAGATGGTGTTCCTGGTCTCCAG GATAGGTGTGTAAGGAAAAACATAAGCAGCCACGGACTTGGGAGAAT GGCCTTCATTGTTAATCTTGGGGACATGATGGAAAGATGGACTAATTGTTTGTTCAG ATCAACACTACACCGAGTTATGCCAACCGGGAAAGAGCGATATTCT ATGGCCTTCTTTTTGGATCCTAACCCGGATTGTATGGTGGAGTGCTTGAAAAGTTGCTGCACCGAATCATCTCCTCCACG GTTTCCTCCAGTCCGTAGTGGAGACTACCTCAGAGATCGTATCACTGCTGCGTATTCCTATTCTTAA
- the LOC111892887 gene encoding 2-oxoglutarate-Fe(II) type oxidoreductase hxnY isoform X4: MEYGFFYLVNHGVEEELLESVFDESRKFFSLPLEEKMKLGRKDDVGFAPIYAENLDSSTTSKGDLKETFHIGPLEGEESHLNLWPSTEILPCWRFLMEKYYKKVLSTGERLSTLIALALNLEDDFFKKIGALDKPYGFLRLLHYPGLNEAAGEIEEEEVVYGASAHSDYGMITLLATDGVPGLQVCKEKHKQPRTWENVSHVKGAFIVNLGDMMERWTNCLFRSTLHRVMPTGKERYSMAFFLDPNPDCMVECLKSCCTESSPPRFPPVRSGDYLRDRITAAYSYS; this comes from the exons ATGGAGTATGGCTTCTTTTATCTAGTCAATCATGGGGTAGAGGAAGAACTTTTAGAAAGCGTGTTTGATGAAAGTAGAAAGTTTTTTTCGCTTCCACTTGAAGAAAAAATGAAATTGGGTCGCAAGGACGATGTGGGTTTCGCCCCAATATATGCTGAGAACCTTGATTCCTCTACAACTTCTAAAG GGGATTTAAAAGAAACATTCCATATCGGTCCTTTAGAAGGTGAAGAGAGTCATCTGAATCTATGGCCTTCTACAG AGATATTACCTTGTTGGAGATTCTTAATGGAGAAGTACTACAAAAAAGTCTT GTCTACTGGGGAACGGTTGAGCACTTTGATTGCATTGGCTTTAAATTTGGAAGAcgatttctttaaaaaaataggAGCTTTAGATAAACCGTATGGTTTTCTACGACTTCTGCACTATCCAGGATTAAATGAAGCAGCAGGTGAAATTGAGGAGGAAGAGGTTGTATATGGTGCCTCTGCACATTCTGATTATGGAATGATCACGCTTCTGGCAACAGATGGTGTTCCTGGTCTCCAG GTGTGTAAGGAAAAACATAAGCAGCCACGGACTTGGGAGAATGTAAGTCATGTGAAGGG GGCCTTCATTGTTAATCTTGGGGACATGATGGAAAGATGGACTAATTGTTTGTTCAG ATCAACACTACACCGAGTTATGCCAACCGGGAAAGAGCGATATTCT ATGGCCTTCTTTTTGGATCCTAACCCGGATTGTATGGTGGAGTGCTTGAAAAGTTGCTGCACCGAATCATCTCCTCCACG GTTTCCTCCAGTCCGTAGTGGAGACTACCTCAGAGATCGTATCACTGCTGCGTATTCCTATTCTTAA